AACTTAAGTGTTTTCTGGTTGCACATAATCATACCCTCTAGCTTCTtcaaaaatggaagaaggaaactgatttcttgtttttcagctcCAGTAACTTTGCTCTTTTGGAATTTGTGAAAATAAGATTGGATTGTTTTGTACACAATACTGTATGGAAAAGTGCAAACGAAATATTCCTTGATTAAATGTGATCTGAAAGATTCTTTAAAGAACACTGATTACGAGCATTGAATGTGatgattaatttattaaaattctgcAGTTTCATTAAACAGAAGCTCTATAAATCTGAGattctgtatttgaaagaaaatgaaaaaaagtctgtataaaaaattctgaaaaatacatgaaaatatatctgtataAAGAAAAGTCCAGTGCTCATCTCATAGATCTGTATGGTCTTTACTTAAATACAGAAGTTGCACTATCACAGAATATTTCACCAAAGCAGCTTTGTCTCCAGAATACTAGAGAAACACTTTTCTTACTTAATTCCTTGATATAAAAAAACGTTGGACGTTGCAACTTTGAGTCCTAATTCCTACTAGCAGCTTCTGGGATTAATTTCTATGGTTTAAATATGCTGTGAGCtaaaattttactgtttcttccagtgtgctttttttttttttaaggaagaaactCAATTTGGAAGAATCAAATCCTGTCAGTTGAAAAGGTGTTAATTTAAAGCAAGGGAATTATTCAACTGTAGTGTTATACTCAAAAATAATGTAGCATGGGAGATTATTTCAGTTTAACACTTTGGAGAAGGTAGCACTCAGtcaattttgtttcttttctgatctTTGTTACCATTTATGATTgatcatatatatgtatttttttttcccttaattaaCTAGAATACAGCTGTGCATATGGCTCAGGCAGATTCTTTATGCTTTGTGGCCTTGGTGGGATTATTAGCTGTGGGACAACACATACCGCACTGGTTCCTCTAGACCTGGTTAAATGCAGAATACAGGTTTGTTCTGCATGTTGGTATGTGGTGACATTGACAAAGCATGTTTAGTGTGGTAAATTAATCTACTAATGAATTGGAGGCATAAACTATCCCCTGGACATCATTGTCCAACAGTGCATGGAGTTTATGTAAAAGCATGGtgtgtctttattttttgctgcagAATACAGTTGTGAATATGGCTCGCTCAAGTTTTATGCTCTCTGTGGCGTTGGTGGGGTCCTAAGTTGTGGCTTGACACACACTGCTGTTGTACCTCTGGATTTAGTGAAATGTCGTATGCAGGTTTgtattaatttaaacatttcttaaactttttCTCTATGTAGCCAGCATATTAAACACTTTACAGTAGGCATGCAATCTTTTCTGGATGACAGGAAGTGAGTAAACTTGAATGCTGCTTTATCAAGTCTACTGCTGTGAGGCTAACAAAATACCACTTTCAAGAGAAGCGGAGGCATTTAGGATAATCTGGATGAATTATTTTTGACTACATTTAAGGCACATTTAACTGACTGTATTTGCTAAAAGTCACCCACCACAATATTAATCTTTGTCTGGTAGGCTATCTAGTGCGATTTGTGTGCTTTTGGAGGAAGGAAATAGTATCTTTGGTGTTGAGAAGATCTACAGTTTTTAGCCTGGAGTGACATGCATGTATAATTTGATCCATTAACATTGTGGATATCGTTGCATGGCTTATGGATTGGATAGTTTCTAATGATTCATTTTCAGTAGACTGGGTAAAACTTGAAATGGTTTTGATAAGGCCATCAATGCTTGTGCCTAGGTTCCCTGAAGTGGTTCTTGATTGAACTGAAAGGAGTGTTGTCACGTTGCATTTAGTTTGCAATACCAACTTCCACATTAAAATCATCTAGTGAACAGCCATGGATAAAAGGATACTAATGGATTTATTCAGGCAAATCTGTGCCTCAAGAGTGAAGCAGTTTAAAAGCACACTTCTATATTTTCTGGAAATAGAGTAGTTAATGACTTCCCTGTTGCATAGGCCGACACCAATTATAAAAGTGGCGATTTTGTAATGACAGAACTCCTGAAATTAGGAGGGAACTATGCATTAGTCAGACCTGCTAGTCACGCTAGGAGTACTGCATGTGATATTCTTTAAAATTGTGTTCTTCTGGAAGGCCTTTAATTAGCATTCTTTACTAGAGAGGCTTTTTCGCATACTTGAGAACACCTGAAATTCTGATCTCAAGCTAGTAATTCTGTAACACATCAGACATACACAGGGTGCATCAAATGAGGACAACATGCTGCTTTCTACAAAATTTGCATTGAAACCAGGCTAACTGTTTAGGAATTCCCAAAGTTTTTACTTGCACTCTTCTGTTGTTACGAACTTCCAGATGAGTAGCTTGACTACCCATGCCTAGGGTTGAGTTTCCTGAGGAGGAGATTGATCATGGGTAAAGGGGATGTAGCATCTCAAACAGTTCTTAATCTGGCTGTGAATTGGGCTAATGGGCAGAAGGCCTGAAAGCTATGCAATGCTTTTTTATACAACTGGGAGCAAGGCCTTGTGCTTCCTAGGCTTGGTAGGTATGTTCAGCTTGGGCTGCCAGTCCTGGGCTTCTTATGTGGTAAGGGTGCTGatgcttccccttccttctccagcaCTTAGAGGAAGGTGAAAGAGGAGGGTTCTGTGTGGATTCCAGGTGTGAGCTTGTAAAACCTGTCAGCGTTTATCTCTACAGATCTAGTACAGAGCTTGTTACTAATCCTTTCTagatttttcaggaagaaaccTGTTGCCCGCCCTCTCGtgtctttttaagaaaaggtcACCTTTTATGTAGATGATAATTAAGCATGGTTCTGACGTGAACATAGTCTCATTTTACAGTGCCCAATTAAATATCCAATTTActgaatcttttaaaattgaCATGTTGAGGTGAACTGGTTATCAAGTAGGTTGTTGCCAGACTGCAAGACAAAATATCAGTCACTGCAGGTTGGCATGTGTGTCCCATAGctctttctgaaagctttggTTGACTTCTGATTTGGTACTGTCCTTCTTATCCCTCTGAGGAAACGTTGGATGATGTCAAATATGAAAAGTAACAATGTGATGTGACTTAAAATATGGCAGAATGACCTGTTTAAAGAATTTCTGTTAAATGATTGCCTTTCACATGAAACAAAATTGTTGAAGTtggtctttttaaatttctggtAAGTTATTAATGAAATCTCATTCAAAGTTTTatgtacagaaaatactttgtatgTACCCTTTACTGCAAAGTCAAACTACAAGTATGGAAGTCCTTGAGTACTCTTTGATCTGCTTTGCTCCACCTGTCTTACTCTGACTGGAGGGATCAAACTAACAGTGGATAAATAACCTTTTCTGATTAAGAATCAGGTGAATCATGAGGCTTGGTTTATGGCGACACTTGAGAGTACATAGGCATGACGTGTAGAGTGGATGAGATTGCTGAAAGAAGCTgtcaaatttttaaagaatttgatCTAAATATAATTATATCAGTATATAATTACACAGTGTTAGAATAGTGATTTCAGTAAATCTTTTCCATGTAGAAAATCATATTGTTGATTTGGAGaataaatataaagcaaaattgAGACAGTTTGGTGGTTCCTGAGTATTGAGGAACATACTGGCTGTTAAAATAAGTTAGGGTTTGAGACTAGCAAGTAACCATTACAGTTATATTAGCATAACCTTGTGGTGAGTACATAGTCTGTCCAGGGAACCCTAGGAAGGCAGTGGTATGAGGAATTTAAGAATTTCATATTTTGGATGGGGGTGCGAGAAGGGGAATACTAAGCTACATATCAAGCAATTAACTGCCTATTCTGTTTAGGTTGATCCACAAAAATACAAGAGCATCTTCAATGGATTTTCAGTGACAGTCAAAGAAGATGGCGTTCGTGGCTTGGCGAAGGGATGGGCTCCGACCTTCATTGGCTACTCCCTGCAGGGGCTTTGTAAATTTGGGTTCTATGAAGTTTTCAAAATCCTGTACGGCAACATGCTGGGAGAGGTAAGCCTTAAAGTGGTTTACATGAGGCTATATATTTGCAACAGTGGTACTAGTAACACAGAGTAATCACAAAAGCACAATTCATTAATAAAAGTCTGTGTTTAAATTCACTTCAGGAAAATGCCTATTTGTGGCGTACTTCGCTATATTTAGCTGCATCTGCCAGTGCAGAGTTTTTCGCTGACATTGCTCTGGCTCCAATGGAAGCTGCTAAAGTTCGTATTCAGACGCAGCCTGGATATGCTAACACCCTGCGGCAGGCCGTACCTAAAATGTTTGGAGAAGAAGGCATCTGGGCGTAAGTAGctcttgattttaatttttgtttttattcagatTCTTGATGTTGAGTGGTTTTTCCTAACGAAAGACTGTTGCTAAAACTAATTCTGGCTTTAGCTTGCAATACATTTTGGTCTTTGTATTCCAAGATAACATCATCAGGGAATCTGTGTGTAACTGGCTGTTAATTCCACATGCTCCTTAGATCCATCTTTGTGAGTATCTTTGTGCTGAGTTCTGCTGGATAACTTCAGTTTCTAGCAGTTTCAGTCAGAGATACTCAGCAACTTTTTGGTTGTACAGTCAAAGATGCTTGAGTCATTGGCATGTAAGAGTAATATAACTGCATGTTAGCTTTCTGTTCTGATAGAAATGGCTGTAAATATGTAAGTCATTTATCACTATCAGGACTTGGCTGATATGCAGACATGAGCCTTGCTGCACTTGTAGTATCAGTGTTGTGTTACTGCTATGCATTGTGACCTGAAAAGCGACAACAAAAACAGCTGTGCAACATAGGGATCAGGTAAATTCTAGTTTGTGTTACTGTTTTAAGTGAGTCCTTGGGAACTaataaatttctgttctgtagGTACTGAGACACTTAAGCCTTACAGTGTCAGTATTTAGAACTTGCATTCCCAATAGCAACAATAAGCtaaccaattttttttcaagttggaAATGTACCTTAAATACTGGAGAAAATGAAACTGAGTTTGTCTCTTCTCTGGTTAAGTTTCTATAAAGGTGTTGCTCCACTATGGATGAGACAGATTCCATACACAATGATGAAATTTGCCTGCTTTGAGCGTACTGTTGAAGCTCTCTACAAGTACGTCGTTCCCAAGCCACGAAGTGAATGTACAAAAGGAGAACAGCTGGTAGTCACGTTTGTTGCAGGCTACATTGGTAAGGAATCTTTAAGTCCTACATTTCATTAATAGACTACTGCAATTCTAGAAGCctgttgcttttcagaataTCAAATAGATGTAACTAGAATGGGAGAATTTACTTGTAACTTTAAAAtgtgcaggggaaaaaaccataTTTGATCTCTAAGTGGAAAATGAGTCTGCAGTAGGACAATACTCTTAATTGTTTCGAGGTATTACCAATGTTAATGTCCAAGTTTAGTAACT
This sequence is a window from Balearica regulorum gibbericeps isolate bBalReg1 chromosome 1, bBalReg1.pri, whole genome shotgun sequence. Protein-coding genes within it:
- the SLC25A3 gene encoding solute carrier family 25 member 3 isoform X2 gives rise to the protein MFSSIAPLARLNPFYAPHFQLVQDGLRKRAETAEAPTTRRSLAAASAAEEYSCAYGSGRFFMLCGLGGIISCGTTHTALVPLDLVKCRIQVDPQKYKSIFNGFSVTVKEDGVRGLAKGWAPTFIGYSLQGLCKFGFYEVFKILYGNMLGEENAYLWRTSLYLAASASAEFFADIALAPMEAAKVRIQTQPGYANTLRQAVPKMFGEEGIWAFYKGVAPLWMRQIPYTMMKFACFERTVEALYKYVVPKPRSECTKGEQLVVTFVAGYIAGVFCAIVSHPADSVVSVLNKEKGSSASQVLMRLGFRGVWKGLFARIIMIGTLTALQWFIYDSVKVYFRLPRPPPPEMPESLKKKLGLTE
- the SLC25A3 gene encoding solute carrier family 25 member 3 isoform X1, whose protein sequence is MFSSIAPLARLNPFYAPHFQLVQDGLRKRAETAEAPTTRRSLAAASAAEEYSCEYGSLKFYALCGVGGVLSCGLTHTAVVPLDLVKCRMQVDPQKYKSIFNGFSVTVKEDGVRGLAKGWAPTFIGYSLQGLCKFGFYEVFKILYGNMLGEENAYLWRTSLYLAASASAEFFADIALAPMEAAKVRIQTQPGYANTLRQAVPKMFGEEGIWAFYKGVAPLWMRQIPYTMMKFACFERTVEALYKYVVPKPRSECTKGEQLVVTFVAGYIAGVFCAIVSHPADSVVSVLNKEKGSSASQVLMRLGFRGVWKGLFARIIMIGTLTALQWFIYDSVKVYFRLPRPPPPEMPESLKKKLGLTE